A genome region from Ligilactobacillus cholophilus includes the following:
- a CDS encoding lysophospholipid acyltransferase family protein, with the protein MIIFPNRDAVIKNIQKNVANKEYNKKVEIDDPQMTTKESINRINEYFRKRATPIGKVKNLCARAIYRGVTWVENRHTEVVGLENLTALDRKKGAIITTNHFNPLENTVIRRFMNKAKLHKRLFIISQDTNLAMKGLVGFLMNNYDIIPLSKSINYLGQTFPKILKKIINDGNYVLIYPEEEMWFNYRKPRPLKRGTYFYAAKINAPIISCFVELKDLPSFEPNTNDTIHRVKAIVHVLPVIFPDPNKSAKENSLRMMEQDYNQKKEAYEKAYGKKLTYDFEPEDIAGWVGPNADKK; encoded by the coding sequence ATGATTATTTTCCCAAATCGTGATGCGGTAATTAAAAATATCCAAAAAAATGTGGCTAATAAAGAATATAATAAAAAAGTTGAAATTGATGATCCACAAATGACTACTAAAGAAAGTATAAACCGCATAAATGAATACTTTAGAAAACGAGCTACTCCAATTGGCAAAGTAAAAAATCTATGTGCACGTGCAATTTATCGTGGCGTAACATGGGTTGAAAATCGCCATACTGAAGTTGTTGGTTTAGAAAATTTAACGGCACTAGATCGTAAAAAGGGCGCAATTATAACTACAAATCATTTTAATCCGCTCGAAAATACAGTAATTCGTCGTTTTATGAATAAAGCAAAATTACACAAAAGATTGTTTATAATTTCGCAGGATACTAATCTTGCAATGAAGGGCTTAGTTGGTTTCTTAATGAATAACTATGATATTATCCCACTAAGCAAAAGTATTAATTATTTAGGTCAAACTTTTCCTAAAATTTTAAAGAAAATAATTAATGATGGCAATTATGTATTAATTTATCCTGAAGAAGAAATGTGGTTTAACTATCGTAAACCAAGACCTTTAAAACGTGGAACTTATTTTTATGCAGCAAAGATTAATGCTCCAATCATTTCTTGCTTTGTTGAACTAAAAGATTTGCCAAGTTTTGAACCTAATACAAATGATACAATTCATCGAGTAAAAGCAATTGTACATGTATTACCTGTAATTTTTCCTGATCCAAATAAATCAGCTAAAGAAAATAGCTTAAGAATGATGGAACAAGATTATAATCAGAAAAAAGAAGCTTATGAGAAAGCTTATGGTAAGAAATTAACATATGATTTTGAACCAGAAGATATCGCTGGTTGGGTTGGACCAAATGCAGATAAAAAGTAA